The Verrucomicrobiia bacterium genomic sequence GAATCCGCTACAAGCCCAGAGTGGCTGTCCTTTCCGCACGGTTTGACAGTCCGCCGTAGAAGCTGGGGGAGATACTGATAAATAAGCGTGTCTAACTTTTGACTCTTGCCCGTCAACAAATTCGTTGACATAATGCAGCTGTGTTCTACCAGCCGAAGGACATCCAAAAGGCTCTCGAGCTCAAGGCCGAACTGAAGGAACGGGGCGCTTTCCTCGCCGGGGGCACCGACCTCGTGGTCCTGATGAACCACGGCAAAGCCGCGCCCGAAAACTTCATCGACCTCACGCACATCCCCGATTTGCGCGCAATTCACAAACACAATGGCACGCTGGAACTGGCCGGTAACGTCACGCACGCACAAACCGGCAAACTGCCCATCCGCTGCCTCGCCCAGGCTTCGCTGAGTGTCGGCGGCCCGGGAATTCGCGAACTCGGGACCATCGCTGGCAATCTCGCGACCGCCTCGCCCGCGGGCGACGGCTCCGCCGCCCTGCTTGCGCTCGATGCGGAAGTGGAATTGACCAGCGTGCGCGGATCGCGGCGGCTGCCGCTCGAGAAATTTTTCCTCGGTTACCGTAAGACCGC encodes the following:
- a CDS encoding xanthine dehydrogenase family protein subunit M, with amino-acid sequence MFYQPKDIQKALELKAELKERGAFLAGGTDLVVLMNHGKAAPENFIDLTHIPDLRAIHKHNGTLELAGNVTHAQTGKLPIRCLAQASLSVGGPGIRELGTIAGNLATASPAGDGSAALLALDAEVELTSVRGSRRLPLEKFFLGYRKTALAADEMITKVIIPTNYQTDWAKNGKRGAMNISIVAAAVAITPNKEVRIALASVAATPIRCLQAEKFLAKNGLTPESIRQTVQTVRSEIKPITDHRASADYKVHISGVMVRRLLENLVKA